The following DNA comes from Lutra lutra chromosome 14, mLutLut1.2, whole genome shotgun sequence.
TCGGGCGTACATGTAGGGGCCCACCACCACCCGGCCCAGCTGGTGGCTGTCTGTAGGGGAGGGAAAAACACCATCATTCTCCAGAGCACAGAAGCTGCCCCACTTGGGCAATACCCCCAGTGCCTTCTCTTTCCCTGTATCACTCCTCCTTTCAGAGGATGGAGCTAGCCCCTCCCTCTCGAAGCAGGAGCAGGCAGCCCCCAAAGGGTCCTGGCTTTGCTCTGGAACTGaagatgggagagaagggagcccaagTGGAGAGCCAGCAGAGGCTGCCCTTTGACCTCTCCGTACGTTGCCACGTTGCCACGGAGAGTCAAACTGAGCAAAGCTGGGCGTGAATCCCGGCTCTCCTGCTCGCAAGCTTTGTGTCCTTGGGCATGTATCTTAGCCTCTCTTGAGTTCTAGTTGCCCTAGGCAGAGAACAGAAACCTCTCTCTGCGGGTCCTACTGCCTGAACGCTCCTCCTGTGCCCATGTCCCAAAGagcctggggagggtgggggagcagcCTTACTCTCCCCTCTGGTGCTCTGCAGCACGGTCAGGCTGAGGCTGGCAGTGTCCAGCTCCACAGGGTTGGCCTTGAAGCTGAAAGTCTCGCTGTACACGGGGTTGGCTGAGCCCAGCACTGCCGAAGTCTTCTTGCACTTGACAAACTTGTTGTGGTTCATCAGAGACACTTTGACAAACACACCTAAGGGGCAGTGCAGatggtgggctgggctgggagggggagggcagggtccAGCCTCTGGCCTGTGGGAGGTCTGGCTGGGAGGCCACACGCCCACCTTGGGCACCAAGCCCCTTCTGCTGCAGCCAGAGGGcatcaattacaagaggaaacaGGGACGATTAGTGTATGGGCTTACACCCGAGGAAACGCTTGGttcccttccatttccttcctctgtgcctcccgAGTGCATCATGGCTCCGCTGGCCCTTGCTTCCCAGAGCCTGACACCATACGCCCATCTCTCCTGTTGGTGGAGAGGGGGCCCAGCCTGCTGAGTGCTCAGGCTCCCTGGAGCTCCTCAAGCACCTTCTTCTTCAGAGGGTCAAGGTTTTGGGGGTGGGGCTCAGATGAATTTTGGATCCACGGTGGAAGGTTGAATGACAACTTGCTTATGGTGACCCAGATGTGGAGACACACAGGGGTCGGACAGCTACCACTCTGCTtgcggggccgggggccgggtGTTGGGGGCGCATAAGGGCAGGACATTTCGGTGAGCCAGAGCAGGGACTCCACTCCTCCAGCTGCTGGGTTCTGGGCGGCCAGAGGAAGCAGAGCACTGCACTCCCTGTCAGCCTGGGAAGCATCTCCTTTCTGCCCAGTGTCCTGCCTGGTGTACAGGGAGCCCACCCGGGGGCAGTGGGGCAAGGGGTCTGGCCCcggagaaactggaatccttcACAGAAgggcagaggtggaggaggagggacagaaccTTTACGGAGCCAAGATGCTGCcttgggaaaggggaggggaggacttgGTCTTGGGGGGTGTTAGGGGTCTTGGTGGAGGCCAAGGGGATACAGTCTTGGGTTCAATAGAAGGAAGTGGCTTCCCACATCATAGCCGTCCACAGAGGGTAGTGAGCACTCCGTGGTGGGCCACAGGCAGGCAGAAACTGAAGGGCCAGAGGAAGGAGTCAGACTCCAGCCCAGGCCACAGGCTCACTGGACAGGGCCTGCCCTGCAAAGGAAAACTTACTGACGAAACTCGTCTCCTCCTGGAGCTGGAGGCCCTTGGCTCGCAGCACGACCACAGTCAGGCGACACAGGCAGTCATTGTAGCTGAGACAGAACTGCAGGTCTCCAAACTCGGAGGGAGGCTGGAGAGACCCGGAGGAAAGCATTCCTGTCACTCAGCAGGTGCTGGAGAGGCCGTGGTATCTGGCCTCCTCCCAGCAGTCAGGCTCTGCTCCTGGGTTATCACCCATGGTGTCTCCACTCAGCCCACCAGCATTTaatggatggggaaactgaggtctggaCAATGGAAAGggcttgctgaaggtcacacagtaGTGAGTGTCAGAGCTGagggttcaaacccaggtctaGGGGATTCCAAAGCCTTTTTCAAGCTGCCTGGGTCTTCTCAGGGGTCAGGAGAAGAGAGGGCAAGCCTGGTCCTTTTGGGGTATCACCTTTCACAGGTGTCTGATCTGGAAGGGAATCAAGTTGATCCAGGTAATCTGGTCTCCAGGGCAAAAGAACCTCAGGCCACCTTTCCTTGCCCAGGAGCAGCTCCGCCCTGCCCCCTGGTCCCGGGCCGCTCCAGCCCAGGCTCATGACCCCAAGTCACACTTGCTTGGGCTGATGCTGGCCAGTAGGGGCTGGGCCACACTGCTGGCTGCCCCTGGGAGTCTGACACACAAATGTACATGCTTGGTGACCTTGACCTTTACCTCTCCACTCTCAGCCTCCAGGTCTCTCCAGATGACGTGCGGGCAGTCACCAGCCAGGGGCTCATTTCTCAGGGGGAAGAACACCTGGCCCAGGAGCTGgtgcttcctctgcctgtccaCGTGGTACACGGAGAACCTGAGTACCCTTTGAGTGATGTTCTTGCTGGACACCTGGGAGAGATGAGGGTCTGGGCTGGGGTCAGGCGTGGAAACAGAGGATGGGAGGGTGTGGTACACTGTTCTCGACAGAagattttggtgagaggtggttcaGCCAGGGACCTGCACCCCCGAATCCCAGACATCGTCAAGGTACCATTCCAGTAGTGGGGACCCGTCCCCTGGGGGCCAGTGGCAGTGGGAACGTGTGCCAGAGCCTTTCCCTGCAGAGTGAGTTCAAAGATCAGCAGTGTCTAGCCCTCCCCTGGACCTTATTAGAAATACAGGACATGGGGCCCCATCTCAGGCCCATGAAGGAAATCCACCGTTTAACAGGACCTCCAAGTGATCTGCCTGCACATAAAAATGTGAGAAGTCCTCCACCGGAGCCCAGGGAACCTGCCCATCTCTGCCATCTGAGTTGGGCACCCCAGACCTCTCTCCGAgactcagtctcctcacctgtaaCAGTTCCTACTCTCTGAGTTGTAAAACCCCAATCACAGTGTCAGCCCTGTGGCAGATGCTCAGTTAATacagattttcttctcttcctcatctccttccccttccccctcaaaGAACAGAGAGGCCAGGATCAAGTTGGGGTGGGGACCGGGCAGGGAAGCGATGAGCAAACAGAAATAAGTTTGTGAACACGCCGTGTGGCCACGCTGGGCAGCACAGCTCCATGTCTTGGCTTTTTACGTTCTGAGGAGAACAAGGTCACCAGTGAACACCCGCAGCCTTGACCCCCAGCAAAACAGGTGGGATCCGGGCCCCATGCCAGCTCTCCGTACAGCTCCAGCTCTCAGGCCCAGAAGAAGGCAAGAATTCAGGCTCTGACCTCAGCAATCACCCTCTTCCCGGATGCTGAACGGCCTCTCCTCACCTTGCCCGCCAGCCTACTGCCTGGCTCTTGAAAATGTTTGTCCAAGGCCTCAAGGCAGCTCTTCATGCCTGGTTTCCCATCAGGGCCCCGAGTCACCTGCTCAGACTCCCAGGCCCCTGTGGGCTTGGCTCAGTGCCCCGACAGCCTCTGCCCCTGCAGACCCTGAGCCGGCCTGTCCTCAGGGCAGCCAAGGCGGCACGGGCTGCACGATGGCTCTTGGGCCCTGCGCTGGCCTCCGACACACTAGGCGAGTTCCTGCCCCCGCTCTAAGGGGCGTGGGGGTCTCACCCTCTGCCTTTCTTGGATAACCTTGCCAGAAACCCCCTAAGGCTCCAGGGCTTTGGACTGCTTCTCCAGAGCCTTGTGGGCAGGAGCCTGGCATCCAGTAGGTGCTCCGAggatgtgttttctctttctctcctccaggcaccccagacacagggagcccagccctctacccctcacctccctcgcttgccctccaccccctccccccaaataggGCTCTGGGCTCTTGCAGGCCCTGACCTTTACTGGCAGGTAAAGTAGACCTGGTGGCAGCAGGGGCCTGGGAGGCCTTCAGGGCCCTGGCTGTCACAGGAGGCTGGGGTCACCTGGACCCTGTCTGCTCCCTCCCCGGAGGCCAGTCCCTGTATGCTGCAGGGGTCGTACCTGGAAGATGAAGTGCTCATCAAACTGCGGGCTGGAGGTCTTGCGTTTGGTCTTGGACTGGAGGAAGCGCCGCTCGTCAGGCAGCAGGTGCAGCTTCACGAGGGGGTTGCAGCTCTCCGAGGGGGCTTGCAGCCTCCGCGCCTTGATCAAGCCCACCAGCAGCCGCTCGGCGTCCTGCTGATATTCCACGGAGAACCACAGCCGTCCCAGGCAGCCCTCAGGGAAGTCGGTCTCACTCTTGTCCTCCAGGAACTTATATAGATCTGGGTTGATGGTCCCCACCGTGCCTGTATTTCCTATAACACAGGGGCGGGGTGGTCTGCCAGGCCcgaggaaggcagagacaggggtAGGGAGCGGATAGCAAGCTCTGGGCTTCATcactcctgccccagcccatCTCTTCTTGCCTGAGCCTCCAGGAGACAGTTCACTGGCCTCTCTTTACCACATCCGCCCCACACCCTTCTCTAGACTGAACACAGACGCTCTCTCCAGGACtactcctccaggaagcctgccagCACTAAGGCATGGCATATCCAGGCCTGCTCCCCTCTGAGGCCCCCAGAAGAGTGCCCATTTAACCCCATTTAACCCCAGCCCCTAGGTCAGGGCCTGCTTGGTGGGGGGGACCCAGTGCCCAGCTCTTGGCCTGGCTCCTGTCCATGGGGTCCACAGGATGTCTCAGTGATGCAGTTTTGCCTCTTTTCTTCGTCTTCAAATTAGAGGGGTCTAGCTGATCCCTTCTGGTTCCTGGGAAGGTATCTTGGAAGGTCTTCAGAGCAAAGGGGTAAGCAGAAAGCTGTGTGCCCGGCTCCTACCACTCTGCCCTCTGGATCATCCAACCTATTAGCCTAGAACAGAACTCATTGAGCGCTCTGGGTTCTAATCCCAGACCTGTTGCTTACtgcctctgtgaccttgagcagggcactcttaaccttctgagcctctgtttaTGAATGTGTAAGACGGGGCGAGGATGTCTACCCCCACAGAGGCATGGGATGAGGTCTAAGGCCACAACGGCACCTGAGGCCAGATCTGGCACAAGCTGGGGGTGCGGCAGGCGTTTGGTAAACCCAAGTACCTGGAAAGAGCAGTCACTGGGCAACTCTTTTCAAGGGAAACCAGAAAACTCTGCCCAGAGCACTAGGATTGCAAGGGAGATGGCATTACTGCTGAGACCCAGCAGAGCCCAGCCAGCAGCCACCTTGCTTCTGCTTCACTCCTGTGGTCCAGCCTGGGGGGGTGGGCTTGCTGCCTAAATTCTGCCTCCAGGAGGCCAGTGGTGTGGGCTTTCCCCATGCATCACAGTCCTGGTGGTCTCTGCCCCCAGAATAAGTGGACCTGGTCACTGAGGGCACTACCGGAGGGCTGCTGGTCCAGGCGGTTTTCCAGAACCAGGCCCATGAAAGCAAATGGGCCCACCCTGGCCTGAACAGACCCTGACCCCAGCACTCACCAAAGCTGCCACtggaggggcggggcaggagctctggggagaggcaggggtccTGTGGGGCCTGGGCCCACTCTCCACGGTGTAGGGGTACCCATTCTCGGTCTTGAAGGGAAGGAGGCACCACGAACGGCACACCTAGAGGCCTGTCCCGAGGTGGGGAGATGACATACGTATTGGTGGCAAGTGAATGTTGTGGCCTCCTTGAGCTCAGCCCATAGGGGTTGAGAGCTGGAGGCTGGGGGAAGAAAAGACAGCAGGAGCCAGGAGGAGGCAAGAACACCATTTTCTGGGTCCACATCCCCCCACCATCCCGCCACCAAAGCTAACAGCTCTGCCCATCTGCAGCCAGTGGAGACTTGCTGAAGGAACACTGCTTCCGGAGTGATTCTGCCCGGACTCGAATGCCTGTTCTGGCACTTACTAGGCCTGCTTTATGTCCTCTGGGTCTGTTGTCTTATCTGGAAAATGAGCCTCACAATGCCTGTCCCAGAGCTTGTAGTGATGATTCTGGGGTTGCTTTGTAGCATGGTAACAGCATAGAGGAGGAGCCCCACAAAATAGActttcttccctaccccccaccaagGGAAACTCCACATCCTGCCTCACCTGCTTGTCTGCGTCCTGGCAGATGGGGGGTAGAGCTTGCCCCCCTGTATGCTGGAGGCAGCGGTGCTCCCGGGCAGCTCCTCATAGGTGGACAGGGCCCGAAGCTTCTTCCAGAGACAGCAGCTCACCCAGATCAGcaacagtagcagcagcagccccCCAGTGAGGCCCCCAATTACCAGGGCCACCTGCTCTGGGGGTAGAGACCACCCGGATTGTGATGCCAGGGGAAAGGCACTCCCCCTCCCACCGCTGGCCTGCAGGGGGGCAGAACGTGGGCAGCAACCCCACCCCCTGGGTTGGACCCCAGGACTGAcacagaagcaggcttcctgttccTTTGGAAAGCAGCAGGCCTTCGGCTTGAGATTCTGGCTGAAATGAACCATTTTCTCATGCTCCTGACGAGACATTCCATCTGCTTTCACCAGAACCTTTATCTTTCCAGGGTTCCTGTTCAGGCTTGAGGGTAAGCCCGAGTGTGGCCATTCTGTACTTAAGGGAAGCCCAGGAAGGGATGATGTCCTGGTTTGCATCCCTATCCTTTTTGGTCCTGGAGCCTGCTGAGAGACTGGGCTCCTGTTTGAATTCTGTAACTTTCTCTAAAACCCAATCCCTTCC
Coding sequences within:
- the LOC125085142 gene encoding synaptotagmin-15-like isoform X3, which produces MAGNTGTVGTINPDLYKFLEDKSETDFPEGCLGRLWFSVEYQQDAERLLVGLIKARRLQAPSESCNPLVKLHLLPDERRFLQSKTKRKTSSPQFDEHFIFQVSSKNITQRVLRFSVYHVDRQRKHQLLGQVFFPLRNEPLAGDCPHVIWRDLEAESGEPPSEFGDLQFCLSYNDCLCRLTVVVLRAKGLQLQEETSFVSVFVKVSLMNHNKFVKCKKTSAVLGSANPVYSETFSFKANPVELDTASLSLTVLQSTRGENSHQLGRVVVGPYMYARGRQLEHWNAMLSKPKELVKRWHALCPTPEP
- the LOC125085142 gene encoding synaptotagmin-15-like isoform X1 — protein: MAEQVALVIGGLTGGLLLLLLLIWVSCCLWKKLRALSTYEELPGSTAASSIQGGKLYPPSARTQTSRPLGVPFVVPPSLQDREWVPLHRGEWAQAPQDPCLSPELLPRPSSGSFGNTGTVGTINPDLYKFLEDKSETDFPEGCLGRLWFSVEYQQDAERLLVGLIKARRLQAPSESCNPLVKLHLLPDERRFLQSKTKRKTSSPQFDEHFIFQVSSKNITQRVLRFSVYHVDRQRKHQLLGQVFFPLRNEPLAGDCPHVIWRDLEAESGEPPSEFGDLQFCLSYNDCLCRLTVVVLRAKGLQLQEETSFVSVFVKVSLMNHNKFVKCKKTSAVLGSANPVYSETFSFKANPVELDTASLSLTVLQSTRGENSHQLGRVVVGPYMYARGRQLEHWNAMLSKPKELVKRWHALCPTPEP
- the LOC125085142 gene encoding synaptotagmin-15-like isoform X2; translated protein: MAEQVALVIGGLTGGLLLLLLLIWVSCCLWKKLRALSTYEELPGSTAASSIQGGKLYPPSARTQTSRPLGVPFVVPPSLQDREWVPLHRGEWAQAPQDPCLSPELLPRPSSGSFGNTGTVGTINPDLYKFLEDKSETDFPEGCLGRLWFSVEYQQDAERLLVGLIKARRLQAPSESCNPLVKLHLLPDERRFLQSKTKRKTSSPQFDEHFIFQVSSKNITQRVLRFSVYHVDRQRKHQLLGQVFFPLRNEPLAGDCPHVIWRDLEAESGEPPSEFGDLQFCLSYNDCLCRLTVVVLRAKGLQLQEETSFVISACLWPTTECSLPSVDGYDVGSHFLLLNPRLYPLGLHQDP